The Algoriphagus sanaruensis genome window below encodes:
- a CDS encoding T9SS type A sorting domain-containing protein produces the protein MLTKTLILRYSLLFLILFKFSLGFGQTYTSTRNGNWNSASTWVITNTGGCGSTIPSTPPVSTNNRSCPINVIINHDVSRTGTLTVGNNNIVSINIAANRTLSLGSLSITGNNSKSVSLSGEGLLEMSGNLTISGNNQMTISESLVFSGRDFNLSQQGNLILSQNSSTTSTRDFSLSNQFQLSMSNNAELTVERDLTLSDQSSFEVNNQANVIVESDVELSDQSQFIGRDSTSFTVLQNLTLSDQSTASFSGNSSITVEEDLLVETNNQNNGLRFSDDSRGTFEGTNTFDRNSATLFTTGNAEIIFNGYTEFIGGSDIFIQGNSQVTINANLDIEENGTTLNLQNTSRLTVSGNTRIRTGADVAITNNGFLDLGGTLLIEDNGSSLNLEDDSELLVDGATTVQDGADVTIEDNSAVNIKNSLSLDNTSGTNWINRNNSTSFIEGNFNKGGNSYLYVRNSGIFEVCTGSFPELISDSRIVTDPSPAYYGGCRILPVELYKFEAKLDPSKNTSILSWSTAKEWNNSHFEIERSVNGIQNWIKIGEVQGHGYSDQIQEYNFIDQYLPSEGGIVYYRIKQVDFDSNFTISSVKSVQFTSNVSTKNWKIYPNPSSQGDRIKLDFSELGQNIEGETFSVNLSDATGTFSYQFRSNEQNDLEEWLNRSLENQKKGLYILTFTYQNTAYQVKLFRK, from the coding sequence ATGCTAACCAAAACACTGATTCTTAGGTATAGTCTGCTTTTCCTAATCCTATTTAAGTTTAGTTTAGGATTTGGCCAGACTTATACTTCGACTAGAAATGGAAATTGGAATTCCGCGTCTACTTGGGTAATAACTAATACCGGAGGATGTGGATCCACTATTCCTTCTACTCCTCCAGTATCCACCAATAATAGGTCTTGCCCAATTAATGTTATAATAAATCATGATGTAAGTAGAACAGGAACTTTAACTGTAGGAAACAATAATATAGTATCTATTAATATCGCAGCAAATCGAACTTTAAGCCTAGGGTCATTATCCATAACAGGAAATAATTCAAAGAGTGTATCTCTATCTGGCGAGGGACTTTTAGAAATGAGTGGTAATCTAACCATCTCAGGAAATAACCAAATGACGATCAGTGAGTCATTGGTTTTTAGTGGGAGAGATTTTAACCTCAGCCAACAAGGCAATTTAATACTGAGTCAAAACTCAAGTACCACATCAACAAGGGATTTTAGTCTGAGCAATCAATTTCAACTATCAATGTCCAATAATGCAGAATTGACAGTTGAGAGAGATCTAACACTGTCAGACCAATCTTCATTTGAGGTAAATAATCAAGCAAATGTGATTGTAGAGTCAGATGTGGAACTTTCTGACCAGTCTCAATTTATTGGAAGAGATTCGACTTCCTTTACTGTCCTCCAGAATTTGACTTTGTCAGACCAATCGACAGCAAGTTTTTCAGGAAATTCTTCTATAACTGTTGAAGAAGATTTGCTCGTTGAAACAAATAATCAAAATAATGGGCTGAGATTTTCTGATGATTCCAGAGGTACATTTGAAGGCACTAACACTTTCGACAGAAATTCAGCAACACTATTTACAACAGGTAATGCAGAAATTATTTTCAATGGATATACAGAGTTCATTGGAGGGTCAGATATTTTTATTCAAGGAAATAGTCAAGTAACTATTAATGCCAACTTAGATATTGAAGAAAATGGCACTACTCTAAATCTCCAAAATACCTCAAGATTAACTGTTTCTGGGAACACAAGAATACGCACTGGAGCAGATGTGGCAATTACAAACAACGGATTTTTAGACCTTGGCGGCACCCTATTGATAGAGGATAATGGTAGTTCCTTGAATCTAGAGGACGATTCAGAATTACTTGTCGATGGAGCTACTACCGTTCAGGACGGTGCAGATGTCACAATTGAGGATAATTCAGCCGTAAATATTAAGAATTCACTTAGTCTTGATAATACAAGTGGAACAAATTGGATTAACAGGAACAATTCTACCTCTTTTATAGAAGGGAATTTTAATAAGGGTGGAAATAGCTACCTATATGTCCGAAACTCCGGAATATTTGAGGTTTGTACCGGTTCTTTTCCAGAATTAATTTCGGATTCAAGGATTGTCACAGATCCATCACCCGCTTATTACGGTGGCTGTAGAATTTTGCCAGTTGAGCTATATAAATTTGAAGCTAAACTTGATCCTAGTAAAAATACTTCTATCCTTTCTTGGTCTACCGCAAAGGAGTGGAATAATTCTCATTTTGAAATTGAGAGGTCAGTAAATGGAATTCAAAATTGGATCAAAATTGGTGAGGTCCAAGGCCATGGCTACTCTGACCAAATTCAAGAATACAATTTCATAGATCAATATTTACCTAGCGAAGGTGGTATCGTATATTACAGAATTAAACAAGTAGATTTCGATTCCAATTTTACAATCAGCAGCGTAAAATCAGTTCAATTTACCTCGAATGTTTCGACCAAAAATTGGAAAATATATCCAAATCCAAGTTCTCAAGGAGACAGGATTAAACTGGATTTTTCAGAATTAGGGCAAAACATTGAAGGAGAAACTTTTTCCGTAAACCTTTCTGACGCAACAGGAACCTTTTCTTATCAATTTAGATCAAATGAGCAAAATGATCTTGAGGAATGGTTAAATCGATCGCTTGAAAACCAAAAGAAAGGATTGTACATCCTTACTTTCACCTATCAAAATACAGCATATCAAGTCAAACTATTTAGAAAATAA
- a CDS encoding glycine-rich domain-containing protein, whose amino-acid sequence MNIKFPLRFQDALILVISFILTINLAHAQCVPGETVTQTINTVGSGTFTIPAGVTSIRVQIWGAGGRGGNRSNDGTGGGGGGGAYSESTISVIGGNTYYYSVGQGSTSTNPGGDSWFSSSANVNNAVVLAKGGQSVGNNDSDGADGGDRRDGIGDIRYSGGDGGDGEGGDGGGGGSSASSTNDGQDGRDGDNGSTGGNGGSDSGSGGNGQESRDGNGADGANPGGGGGGATRDQQSGTLTGGKGGDGQIIISYVCPSCGPVINYSANVQQFKVPAGVTYIIVEAWGGGGKGAGRDNDRGGGAGGGAGAYSRSTLTVTPGETLYFSTGTGSTGYGTPGGDSWISRNNDGSNALVRAKGGNSVSGNNATTGATGGLASQSIGDTKINGGNGDNGGNSNGTDGGDGGDSPNGGQGGQGGDNGNESGADGASPGGGGGGGKTESNSQTRNGGNGGNGLIKISYDCSVTNPSGCWRYIDDGSVSGVVIMEFFNDCNWEAPENLLEFEVLVVGGGGGGGLRSGGGGGGGGLVHARADVSEITATGLPANSIFQIKVGSGGAGSSDRTQKGGNGVESSFDLGGTYEIIAGGGGGGGSDDDRSGRANRSGANGSNSSIKNNITGFGVVSSRFFGGSGGGAAHGSENPGNGNGNGKNGGEADDHAGGGGGGAGSNGRKARDQDKGGDGGAGLIFPDEFGERIYAAGGGGGSRDDDEEDRGFGGTNLRGGNGGFDNEGPSVSGEDGQSPGSGGGGSGHDDDNVSGGKGAKGVVIIRYEIAKILPVEINSFTVKLDAQNRESVLTWTTVKEWDNSHFEIERSVNDVKSWETIGTINGAGYSDQLRTYAYSDNKLPAVGGNVFYRLKQVDFNGNSKYSDTKSIRIEAVSGKGSWVAYPNPSFKGQYVHIDLLNSTTHNEEPIYIQLSNSSGTSITSIEVDKPSEVEKTINTFIEQQNTGIFVVKLNWGDFSEILKIQVK is encoded by the coding sequence ATGAACATCAAATTCCCTTTACGATTTCAAGACGCCTTGATCTTGGTCATTTCCTTCATATTGACCATAAACCTCGCTCATGCACAGTGTGTGCCAGGGGAAACCGTGACCCAAACAATCAATACTGTTGGTTCAGGTACTTTTACTATCCCTGCTGGCGTAACTTCTATTCGAGTTCAAATATGGGGTGCCGGAGGAAGAGGAGGAAATCGATCAAATGATGGTACTGGTGGCGGAGGTGGAGGTGGTGCCTATTCAGAGAGTACTATTTCTGTAATTGGAGGTAACACCTATTATTATTCAGTGGGTCAAGGAAGTACTAGTACAAATCCGGGTGGTGATTCTTGGTTCTCATCTAGTGCTAACGTAAATAATGCAGTAGTTCTCGCAAAAGGAGGCCAATCTGTAGGAAATAATGATAGTGATGGTGCAGACGGAGGCGATCGAAGAGATGGAATAGGAGATATAAGATATTCAGGTGGTGACGGTGGTGATGGCGAAGGTGGAGATGGCGGTGGCGGAGGATCATCAGCAAGTTCTACAAATGACGGACAGGATGGAAGAGATGGAGATAATGGTTCAACTGGAGGAAATGGAGGATCTGACTCTGGAAGCGGTGGAAATGGCCAAGAATCACGTGACGGAAACGGAGCCGATGGAGCTAACCCAGGCGGAGGAGGCGGAGGTGCTACCAGAGACCAACAAAGTGGGACATTAACAGGTGGTAAAGGAGGAGACGGACAAATTATTATCTCTTACGTGTGCCCATCCTGCGGACCCGTCATAAATTATTCAGCAAATGTTCAACAGTTTAAAGTACCTGCAGGCGTAACCTACATTATAGTAGAAGCTTGGGGAGGAGGCGGAAAAGGTGCTGGGAGAGATAATGATAGAGGTGGAGGTGCTGGAGGGGGTGCTGGAGCCTATTCAAGAAGCACGCTTACAGTTACCCCTGGAGAAACATTATATTTTTCTACGGGAACAGGTTCAACCGGATATGGTACTCCAGGAGGAGACTCTTGGATTTCTAGAAATAATGACGGTTCCAATGCCTTGGTCCGTGCGAAGGGAGGAAATTCTGTAAGTGGGAACAATGCAACTACAGGAGCTACAGGCGGTCTTGCATCTCAAAGTATTGGGGACACCAAAATTAATGGTGGCAACGGTGATAATGGGGGTAACTCCAATGGAACCGACGGTGGCGATGGCGGTGATTCTCCTAACGGAGGTCAAGGAGGTCAAGGAGGAGACAACGGAAACGAATCTGGTGCTGATGGTGCCAGTCCTGGCGGTGGCGGCGGCGGCGGAAAAACTGAAAGTAACAGCCAAACTAGAAATGGTGGTAATGGCGGAAACGGATTAATAAAAATTTCATACGATTGTTCCGTAACCAATCCTTCAGGATGTTGGAGATATATTGATGATGGATCCGTTTCAGGGGTTGTTATCATGGAGTTCTTTAATGATTGCAATTGGGAAGCACCTGAAAACCTTCTAGAATTTGAAGTTCTAGTTGTGGGTGGAGGCGGAGGCGGAGGTCTACGCTCCGGAGGCGGCGGTGGCGGAGGTGGTTTAGTACATGCAAGAGCCGATGTTTCAGAAATCACAGCCACTGGATTACCTGCAAATTCCATTTTTCAAATTAAAGTCGGTAGTGGTGGAGCGGGCTCTTCAGATAGAACTCAAAAAGGAGGAAATGGAGTAGAATCCTCATTTGATTTAGGTGGAACCTACGAGATTATTGCTGGCGGCGGCGGCGGAGGAGGATCGGATGATGACAGATCTGGAAGAGCAAATAGAAGTGGAGCGAATGGATCAAACTCATCTATTAAAAATAATATTACAGGATTTGGAGTAGTAAGTTCAAGATTTTTTGGCGGTTCTGGTGGTGGTGCAGCTCATGGTAGTGAAAACCCAGGCAATGGTAATGGTAATGGAAAAAACGGTGGAGAAGCCGATGATCATGCCGGCGGAGGTGGTGGCGGAGCAGGATCTAATGGAAGAAAAGCAAGAGACCAAGACAAGGGTGGAGATGGTGGAGCTGGCCTAATTTTCCCTGATGAGTTCGGTGAAAGAATTTATGCAGCAGGAGGCGGAGGCGGAAGCAGGGATGATGATGAAGAAGATAGAGGATTTGGTGGAACGAATTTAAGAGGAGGAAATGGAGGATTTGATAATGAAGGCCCATCGGTGTCAGGTGAAGATGGTCAAAGTCCCGGTTCAGGAGGTGGGGGAAGTGGCCACGACGATGATAATGTTTCAGGTGGAAAAGGAGCTAAAGGCGTAGTAATCATTCGCTATGAAATCGCGAAAATACTTCCTGTTGAAATCAATTCTTTTACTGTAAAACTTGATGCACAAAACAGAGAGTCTGTTTTAACCTGGACAACAGTGAAGGAGTGGGATAATTCTCATTTTGAAATTGAAAGATCTGTAAATGATGTAAAAAGCTGGGAGACAATTGGCACAATCAATGGAGCCGGATACTCAGATCAATTAAGAACCTATGCATATTCTGACAATAAGCTGCCAGCTGTAGGAGGAAATGTATTTTATCGCCTCAAACAAGTTGATTTTAATGGAAACAGCAAGTATAGCGACACAAAATCAATCAGAATTGAAGCAGTAAGTGGAAAAGGTAGCTGGGTAGCATATCCTAATCCAAGTTTCAAAGGTCAATATGTTCATATCGACTTGTTGAATTCAACCACTCACAATGAGGAGCCAATTTATATTCAACTTTCAAATAGTTCAGGGACCTCTATTACATCTATTGAAGTAGACAAACCATCTGAAGTTGAAAAGACCATAAATACCTTCATTGAACAGCAGAATACTGGAATTTTTGTAGTTAAACTTAATTGGGGAGATTTTTCAGAAATTCTAAAAATTCAGGTAAAATAA